Proteins encoded within one genomic window of Acinetobacter sp. YWS30-1:
- a CDS encoding thioesterase family protein has translation MSAYYSLIQREQHTDGSTTAYYRSNIHAQGAWNPHEQHMAPATGILCVELEQFQPRSEMRIGRVGLDIFGLIAFGEFSITTRMIRPGKTIELIEAEMCANGKTCIVARAWRMLTSDSRAIAGIEDFPIESPDSLPVWEGMSCWPGGYIQSIETRAHTDHRAGKGIVWLRNSLDMVEGQPTTDFSRLLGMVDTANGIVPRQDPNAGWGFPNLDLQIHMHRLPQGEWLGLEVVQQYGEDGIGLTSGVLHDIHGPFGRSEQILTLRKF, from the coding sequence ATGTCAGCATATTATAGTTTGATCCAGCGCGAGCAGCATACAGATGGCAGTACTACTGCCTATTATCGTTCCAATATTCATGCTCAAGGTGCGTGGAATCCTCATGAACAGCATATGGCACCGGCAACCGGTATTCTATGTGTTGAACTGGAACAGTTTCAGCCTAGATCAGAAATGCGCATTGGCCGGGTTGGACTGGATATTTTTGGGCTGATTGCATTTGGTGAATTTTCTATTACTACACGCATGATCCGTCCTGGCAAAACTATTGAATTGATTGAGGCAGAAATGTGTGCCAATGGAAAAACCTGTATTGTTGCACGTGCCTGGAGGATGTTGACTTCAGATAGCCGGGCCATTGCAGGTATCGAAGATTTTCCGATAGAAAGCCCTGATTCTTTACCGGTTTGGGAGGGTATGAGTTGCTGGCCGGGTGGTTATATTCAAAGTATTGAAACCCGTGCACATACCGACCATCGTGCAGGTAAAGGTATTGTCTGGCTTAGAAATTCATTGGATATGGTAGAAGGACAACCGACTACAGATTTTAGTCGTTTACTCGGTATGGTCGATACCGCGAATGGCATTGTGCCACGTCAGGATCCAAATGCGGGCTGGGGATTCCCGAATCTGGATTTGCAGATTCATATGCACCGTCTGCCGCAAGGTGAATGGCTGGGGCTGGAAGTGGTGCAACAGTATGGTGAAGATGGGATTGGTCTCACCAGCGGTGTGCTGCATGATATTCACGGGCCTTTCGGTCGCAGTGAACAGATTCTGACCTTACGAAAATTCTAA
- a CDS encoding F420-dependent NADP oxidoreductase — translation MRISIIGAGRVAYHLARVLSAQHEIVQIYSRTLDKAQQLADQFKAQAIAQPENLNQDIDLMIIAVSDQSIAEVIRQVYFYLQDVLIVHTSGSSHLNVLADVHAKSGVFYPLQTFSLEREIDWENTPLFIEASEPEDQEILTHLANSLSKRVYQYSSDQRLSLHLAAVFACNFSNYCYDMAKQIVDAQQVDFSLLYPLILETANKATKNDPRQGQTGPAMRGDQNILNMHQQMLEQSERQDLADVYKLFSQQILERHKS, via the coding sequence ATGCGGATTAGTATTATTGGGGCAGGGCGTGTGGCTTATCATCTTGCCCGTGTATTGTCAGCACAACATGAAATTGTACAGATCTACAGCCGGACTCTGGATAAAGCACAGCAACTGGCTGATCAATTTAAAGCGCAAGCCATCGCTCAACCTGAAAATCTGAATCAGGATATAGACTTGATGATCATTGCCGTGAGTGATCAATCAATTGCTGAGGTCATCAGACAAGTCTATTTTTACTTGCAAGATGTGCTGATTGTCCATACTTCAGGCAGTTCTCACCTGAATGTTCTAGCAGATGTACATGCAAAGTCTGGCGTCTTTTATCCATTGCAAACCTTTAGTCTGGAACGTGAAATTGACTGGGAAAATACGCCTTTATTTATTGAAGCGTCTGAGCCAGAAGATCAAGAAATCTTAACTCATTTAGCAAATAGCCTAAGCAAACGAGTTTATCAATATAGTTCGGACCAACGTTTGAGCTTGCATCTGGCTGCAGTATTTGCCTGCAATTTTAGCAACTACTGTTATGACATGGCCAAGCAGATTGTGGATGCACAGCAGGTAGACTTTAGCCTGCTTTATCCATTGATTCTGGAAACAGCCAATAAAGCGACGAAAAATGATCCTCGTCAGGGGCAGACTGGACCTGCGATGCGTGGTGATCAGAATATTCTGAATATGCATCAGCAGATGCTAGAGCAATCTGAACGACAAGACTTGGCAGATGTATATAAATTATTCAGTCAGCAGATTTTAGAACGCCATAAGAGCTAA
- the trmB gene encoding tRNA (guanosine(46)-N7)-methyltransferase TrmB, translating to MSNDQLDQQVVELDNLSEHREIVTFMRRSAPLNTSQRTALEQYGHLILEYPVGDLRQHFEHPERPLTVEIGFGMGRSLVLMAKANPERNFVGIEVHVPGIAQCVYEAGMAGVTNLRVLDADAIQVLREMPDNSINTVQLYFPDPWQKKRHFKRRFVSHDRMPLVEQKLELGGTFHAATDWEPYAEWMLEVLEERPRLENLAGKGNSYPRPEWRPQTKFERRGIEAGHKINDFIFKKIS from the coding sequence ATGTCGAACGATCAATTAGACCAGCAAGTCGTGGAGCTGGACAATTTAAGCGAGCACCGTGAAATTGTAACGTTTATGCGCCGCTCAGCGCCATTAAATACCTCTCAACGTACTGCGCTTGAACAATATGGTCACTTAATTTTGGAATATCCGGTAGGTGATTTGCGTCAGCATTTTGAACACCCTGAACGTCCGCTGACTGTCGAAATCGGTTTTGGTATGGGCCGCTCTCTGGTTCTCATGGCGAAAGCGAATCCAGAGCGTAACTTTGTCGGAATCGAAGTGCATGTACCGGGTATTGCGCAGTGCGTGTATGAAGCAGGTATGGCTGGCGTGACGAACTTACGTGTACTGGATGCTGATGCGATTCAGGTACTTCGTGAAATGCCAGACAATAGCATCAACACCGTTCAGCTGTATTTCCCTGATCCATGGCAGAAAAAACGTCACTTTAAACGCCGTTTTGTATCTCATGACCGCATGCCATTGGTTGAGCAAAAGCTGGAACTTGGCGGTACTTTCCATGCTGCAACAGACTGGGAACCGTATGCTGAGTGGATGCTGGAAGTTCTGGAAGAACGTCCACGTTTAGAAAACCTGGCAGGTAAAGGCAACAGCTACCCTCGCCCTGAATGGCGCCCACAAACCAAGTTTGAACGTCGCGGGATCGAAGCTGGCCACAAGATTAATGACTTTATCTTTAAGAAAATTTCTTAA
- a CDS encoding SulP family inorganic anion transporter, with protein sequence MINLKKEEWFSNIRTDVLAGLVVGLALIPESIAFSAIAGVDPQVGLYASFCIAVSIAFFGGRPAMISAATGAMALLMITLVKDHGLQYLLAATILTGIIQVIAGFFKVAKLMRFVSQAVVYGFLNALAILIFVAQIPEINRMDSTGYLFIAVGLVIIYLFPYIPKIGKAIPSPLICIVVLIALALLLGADIRTVSDLGQFPDTLPVFLLPEIPLNLETLQIILPYSFTLATVGLLESMMTTTVIDEVTGTEGDRHQECRGQGMANIVSGFMGGMAGCAMIGQSIINVSSGARTRLSTLVAGVFLLCLVVFLKDWLAYIPMAALVAIMIMVSFTTFQWGAIKQFGKHPLEFNTVMIAVIIVVLATHNLALGVFVGVLLSALFFINKLERTVHVSTYLHKPNSRSYVISGQIFFSSTEKFYQFFDFKEKLDHVELDLTYAHIWDVTSVNMLNNVIQKFKAQGIDVTVIGLNEASSTLIDRFST encoded by the coding sequence GTGATTAACCTGAAAAAAGAAGAATGGTTTTCCAATATCCGGACTGATGTACTGGCAGGTCTGGTGGTTGGACTGGCCCTGATTCCTGAATCTATTGCCTTTTCTGCGATTGCAGGTGTCGATCCGCAAGTCGGCTTATATGCCTCTTTCTGTATTGCCGTGTCCATTGCCTTTTTCGGTGGTCGTCCTGCTATGATTTCTGCGGCGACTGGTGCAATGGCACTATTGATGATTACGCTGGTCAAGGATCATGGATTGCAATATCTGCTTGCAGCTACGATTTTGACTGGAATCATTCAGGTGATTGCTGGCTTTTTTAAAGTTGCCAAACTGATGCGTTTTGTGTCGCAGGCTGTGGTGTATGGTTTCTTGAATGCCCTCGCGATCCTGATTTTTGTGGCACAAATCCCGGAAATTAACCGGATGGACAGTACGGGTTATCTATTCATTGCAGTAGGTTTGGTAATCATCTATCTGTTTCCTTATATCCCGAAAATCGGTAAAGCGATTCCATCGCCTCTGATCTGTATCGTCGTGCTAATTGCACTTGCGTTATTGCTTGGTGCGGATATACGCACCGTGAGCGATCTGGGACAGTTTCCAGATACCTTACCCGTCTTTCTTCTTCCAGAAATTCCACTGAATCTGGAAACTTTGCAGATTATCCTGCCTTATTCCTTTACTTTAGCCACTGTAGGTCTGCTTGAAAGTATGATGACGACTACAGTGATTGATGAAGTGACTGGAACTGAAGGTGATCGACATCAGGAATGTCGTGGTCAGGGTATGGCCAATATTGTCAGCGGTTTTATGGGCGGAATGGCCGGTTGTGCCATGATTGGCCAGTCGATTATCAATGTCTCTTCAGGTGCACGTACCCGTTTATCCACTTTGGTGGCTGGGGTGTTTTTACTGTGTCTGGTGGTCTTCCTGAAAGACTGGCTGGCTTATATTCCTATGGCTGCGCTGGTTGCCATTATGATTATGGTGTCATTTACTACTTTCCAGTGGGGTGCAATAAAACAATTTGGCAAGCATCCGCTAGAATTTAATACCGTGATGATTGCGGTGATTATTGTTGTGCTTGCTACTCATAACCTGGCGCTCGGTGTATTTGTCGGTGTATTGCTCTCTGCCTTGTTTTTTATTAATAAACTGGAAAGAACTGTACATGTCTCGACTTATTTGCATAAGCCTAATTCACGTAGCTATGTGATTTCTGGACAGATCTTTTTCAGTAGTACAGAAAAGTTCTACCAGTTTTTTGATTTTAAAGAAAAACTGGATCATGTTGAGCTGGATCTGACGTATGCACATATCTGGGATGTGACTTCAGTAAATATGCTCAATAACGTCATCCAGAAGTTTAAAGCCCAAGGCATAGACGTGACTGTAATCGGTTTAAATGAAGCCAGTAGCACTTTGATCGACCGTTTTAGTACCTAA
- the gstA gene encoding glutathione transferase GstA: MKLYYSPGACSLAAHIILNEINVDFDLERVDLKTHKTEKGADYYEINPKGYVPALEINPGLILTENVAILPFLAQHDPKQDLIPPSGMGRAKVLEWLGYLNSELHDAYAVFFTGKLSDEAKEKAYAEIDRLLSYIDKAIGESDNDYLVDDNFGPADAYLFVLTNWSNQIEHDLSSYKNIIHIRNKVAERQSVQIAMRDEGLIP, translated from the coding sequence ATGAAGCTTTACTATTCGCCAGGCGCGTGCTCTTTGGCAGCTCATATTATTTTAAATGAAATTAATGTCGATTTTGATTTGGAACGTGTTGACTTAAAAACCCATAAAACAGAAAAAGGTGCAGATTATTACGAAATTAACCCAAAGGGTTATGTACCAGCATTAGAAATTAATCCGGGTTTAATTCTTACAGAAAATGTTGCAATTTTACCGTTTCTTGCTCAACACGATCCAAAACAAGATCTGATTCCACCTTCTGGCATGGGACGTGCCAAAGTGTTGGAGTGGTTAGGTTATCTCAACTCAGAACTGCATGATGCTTATGCTGTATTCTTCACTGGAAAATTATCAGATGAAGCCAAAGAAAAAGCCTATGCAGAAATTGACCGTTTATTGAGTTATATCGATAAGGCCATTGGTGAATCGGACAATGATTATCTGGTCGATGATAATTTCGGTCCGGCAGATGCTTACCTGTTTGTTCTGACCAACTGGTCGAACCAGATTGAACATGATCTGAGTTCATATAAAAATATTATTCATATCCGCAATA